The Coffea arabica cultivar ET-39 chromosome 6e, Coffea Arabica ET-39 HiFi, whole genome shotgun sequence genome contains the following window.
ATTTTCTCTCAAAAAGGAAGGAGGGACTTGAATTTTCTAAAACAATTCTTTTCTCATAGAACTATAAATTAGGACAAGCtcgaaaacaaaattaaaattaaaagttgAACAGTATTAAAATTTGAACCGAGCTTCAAGCTAAGCTCGGCCCGACTAAGGCAAAGCCTATTGAGTACTGATATATGTACTATTACTACTTATATACCTATGATCATTGGTTTAGggtaaaataaattttaaaaaattggtAAAGAATTTTTAATGGTAAACATTAATCGCACTctacttttttttataatgcactctaactattattatttttatcatatgattttcatttattaaactATATGATAAAAGAGATAGTAAGAGTGTCgttataaaaaaaatggagtACACTTAATATTTCTCTTTCTAAAAAAGTTTTCATGTTATTATTTTGGAAATATTATTGCATGCGGAAATTTGGATATTTGTTATTTTGGGCTGCTCGTAGAGCCTTAAGTGCAATACATGGGCCACGTTTGGGCTTCTGTATTTCTCACGCCTGATAGGCGGAGTCTGAAGTGGGTAACAAAAAATGGCAGCTGAACTATTTAAACAGACCCAAACGGAAAAAgcccaaaatgaaaaaaaatttgaaagaaatgagAACGAAGTCAACTCACTTTTTTCGACTCCGCGTATGGTCAGAATTTTGACCGCTTTGACACTTTCTTTATCTGTTCGTCAGTTCTTATTTGTTCCCTTCAACGCCGTCGTATAGTATGCAAACCGACCGTAAAAGTTTGACTAGAGCTCCAACGACGTTCGGAGGACTTGTAATCCAAGTAGTCCAGAGTCCCCTCGGGAACCTTCGAAATTCCGCcgcttttgctttttctttccgGTGACGAGAATCCAATCGACGATTTAAGCAATTGAGCTGAAGAACTGAAGAATTGGGGAAACTGGGAATGGGAACGCCGGCGTTTCCTAATCTCGGGAAGCATTGCAGCGTCGAGGATTGTCGGCAGATCGATTTTCTACCGTTCACTTGCGATTCCTGTCACCAGGTTGGTTTCTATATTTCAATTTACGTTTTTGGGCTTTTCTTTCATTGGCCTTTTTGACAAGAAATGTTTTGGTATCTGACAAGAAATGTTTTTGACAAGCAATTTTTTGGCGATGTGTAGCTAAATACTTCGGAGAAGTAGATGAATCAGCGCAATAGAATACATaggttttctttgatttttttctcaatttatTGTTGTTTTCTCGATTCTGTGATATAGATAGTTGCATTATGCTATTGATCTTGATCTTCATCATGACAGGGTGTTTTTTGGTGTTCTGCGTGCAATGTGCTACcgtttcttttgattttttttcaattgaacgttgtttgttttggaaaatgtgGCTGTGCTTCTTGTACTCGAGATTCTAATGCAAACAGACGCGCAGAGCCACGAACACCCCTTTGTGTTAGGTATATTGTGAAGTATGTTGGTCTGCTTGTTGCTTAATGAAGGATTTAACTGGGAAAACTGTGGGTTTTTTTGAAAACAGAATGCGGAATGCGAAAAAGAAACGAAAGGGAAGTAGTGGGATCCGTTTCCCAGTTTTTAACAGCTATATGGGCAAGAATCATACTGAGGAAACAATATCAACAGTTAAAGAGTTATCTTTTGATCAAAGTATGGGAAGTTCAAATCCCTAAGTTCGATGTTTAGAGGGCAAATCAGAATTTCACTTTCGGTCTTATGCTAGCTTTTTTGCTTCAAGTGTGTTTCCTGGATTCTGTTGGTATCTTTCTTTCTTCATGGTTATAGTTTTCTGCATTATTTCTCTCTGAAGGTGGTGAACTTACGAAAACAATTCTCTTGTATGCTTTGACATCTATTGCAGTTGAGTTGATGTCTTCTGTGTTCTTTTAATTGTCATGATTGATTGAATTTTTCCTTAAACTAACCTGGTTACACCATCTCCTGGCAGGTGTTCTGTTTAGAGCACCGAAGCTATGGTAGACACCACTGTCCGAAAGCCAACAAAAGCGATGTGACTGTTGTAGTTTGCCCTCTGTGTGCAAAAGGAGTTCGTCTAATTCCTGATGAAAATCCAAATATCACCTGGGAGTCACATGTAAACATTGAATGTGACCCTTCGAATTATGATAAGGtcaccaagaaaagaaaatgtcctGTGTCAGGCTGTAGAGAGATCTTAAGCTTTTCTAACAAAATTAGGTGCAAGGATTGCACAATAGAACATTGTTTGAAACACCGTTTTGGGCCAGATCATAGATGTCCCGGACCTAAGAAGATAGAATCAACTTTTCAGTTTAGCAGCTTTTTAAGCAGTGGTAAACAACAGTCAAAGCAAAATCCAGTTTCGTCTTCTTCTAGCTGGGCATCAAGTTTATTCAGGGTAGCTTCGTCAGTTCGGGCTACAGCTGAATCTGGAGTGGCAAGATTGAGCAGTGATTTCAAAGACATTCTGCAGGGGTCGGGCAGCAGCAGCGGTAGTAGCAGCATGAGCCATGGGGGAAGCACGAGCAGGCAGTTGGAGCAATGTCCACAGTGCAATTTAAGATTCTCATCGGTAATGGATCTAGTAAACCATGTAGAGAGAGTTCATGAAAGAAATGGTGTAATGAAGGTTACACTTGATGTCTGCCCCAAATGTAGCAAAGGCTTTCGTGATCCTGTGTCTTTGGTGGAACATGTTGAGAGGGAACACCGAGGAACTTCGAAAGCTTAGCGAGTAATCACTGGAACGGAATAGTATTCCCTGTAAAAGATTTTTGTGATAATATACTGATTTCATTCTTTCAATGCTTCTCTTGGAAAACATAATGAATTGAGATTGTGCATGtgtttcagttttttttttcccgttaAAGTCAAGTAGAGCTTGGTTTTTATTTTACAATGATCattggatttcaagatttgagGAGTTCTATTCTGCATTCAATGAACATGTAGATGGCAAAGGAGAAAGCAGGACAGAATTGTTCTGATAATACAGAAATTTTAAAGGGGTATCAGATTGGACTTTATTGCATAATCTACCGTAATTCTTTTggtttttatatataaattgctcCCCTTCCAAGTCAATAAGGAATCCATGCGGCTTCAGTTAAGTTCAACCGTTCAGATGTTAAACTCTGTTCCTTAGCCTTTGCTTTCCTTTTTACGTCAGATCTTGTTTACGTGCATGTGACTAATATCAGGTTCCTGAACCCAGAAATAGGTAGCAAATTCGATTCCATATAACAGAGTTATAAGTTAAATTTTTTGAAGGCAAGAGATTATTTTCAGTTCAATAAATATAACGTGAACTCATTTAGATTTCAGGAAGATAAATTGAAAGTATCAGTAAATAAATTGAGTAGTGATTAATGCAAGTAAATCAACAACTATGTGGAACATCAATTTGTTTTGGCATGAGTACCAAGACATTAGGAAAGAATTCAAAACATTAGGAAAGAACAAAAGTAGAGTTCAATGTCCTAGTAAGTTTTATTACTAATATTTAATCAGTAGTTAATTACGGTCCAAAACATTAGGAAAGAATTCAATACTACATTTACTTTACAAGACTATCAAATAACATAATCCACAACAGAGCAACGTCCACGCAATTGAGCTCTGGTTGTCCATCTCATGCATAACCTGCCGGGCTCTCTCGGTAGTCTCGATTTTTTAGTTCATTAACAAACGATTCAAAGGGATGATGAGCCTATAAATACCCTTTACTCCATGTTAAATGCACTGTGCCTTCTCATTTATATCCCTGAGAGTTCAAGTCATTTGCACCATCCTATCTTTGTTTCTTTGAGCTCTCAAGCATGGCTTCGATAGCAACATCAAAGCTTATTTTTACTGCATTCTTGATGCTGACAGTGTTGGCTTCTCAGGCTGTGTGCCGCAACTTGAACGAAGCCTCAATGATTGAGAAACACGAGCAGTGGATGGCGCAATATGGCCGTGTTTACAAGAATGAGGCAGAGAAGGGAAATAGGTACAAGATTTTCAAGGAAAATGTGGAGTTCATTGAATCATTCAATAAGGCTGGGACTAAGTCTTACAAGTTAGGCATCAACCAGTTTGCTGATTTGACAAATGTAGAGTTCAGAGCAGCACGCAATGGCTACAAACCAAAGGAATGTAAAGGAACACTGTTTAGGTATGAGAATGTAAGTGCAGTTCCAGCTGCCATGGACTGGAGAAAGAAGGGTGCAGTTACAGGAATCAAGGACCAAGGGCAATGCGGTAAGCTAAAATAGCCATCATTTTAcaaattattatttatgtatCATCAAATCTTTCCAAAGTCATATTGTTTATGATTTTTGGCTAACAATCAATTCCCCTTGAACATGAAATATTAGGTTGTTGCTGGGCATTTTCAGCTGTTGCAGCCACAGAAGGAATTCACC
Protein-coding sequences here:
- the LOC113697504 gene encoding zinc finger AN1 and C2H2 domain-containing stress-associated protein 13 isoform X3 encodes the protein MGTPAFPNLGKHCSVEDCRQIDFLPFTCDSCHQVFCLEHRSYGRHHCPKANKSDVTVVVCPLCAKGVRLIPDENPNITWESHVNIECDPSNYDKVTKKRKCPVSGCREILSFSNKIRCKDCTIEHCLKHRFGPDHRCPGPKKIESTFQFSSFLSSGKQQSKQNPVSSSSSWASSLFRVASSVRATAESGVARLSSDFKDILQGSGSSSGSSSMSHGGSTSRQLEQCPQCNLRFSSVMDLVNHVERVHERNGVMKVTLDVCPKCSKGFRDPVSLVEHVEREHRGTSKA